CATTGATGAGGCACTATTCGCTTAAACGGAACGATTCGTTTTGCGCACCGGCCCGGAGGAGCCGGGACCGAGCCGTTTCCAGTTTTCGTACCATTCCGCGATCCTGTTGCTGGGGCTTGCATCAAGCTCCTGCTCCAGCAATTGAACCAGGTTTTTATACTGCTCCTCTACGGCCGTCCGCTCTTCCAACACGTCATACAGCTTCATAAGCGCAAAATAACTTTCTTCGAAATAAGGATATTGCTGCTGCACCCGGTGGTATACCGTAATCGCCTCCGCCGGCATCCCTTCCTTGATGTAAAATTCGCCAAGCAGCTGCGCATGCTGCAGCCAGAGCATCCGGAGCCGCTGCCGTTCGTTCTCCGCCCACAAATAACCGCTGTCCGCAAAATAATCTCCGCGGTACATATCGAGGAGCCGCTGATGGGCCCGGTAATTATCCTTCGAAACGGCAGCCAGCTGGCGAATGCCCTTCTCCCATTCCTCCACATCGATCCTCACCTGTGCGGTATCCAAAATATACCCGTCCTGTACGCCCAGGCTGCGAATTCGGACATCCGCCCCCGCCCGCTTCAAATCCTGACGCACCTGATAAATCGTCGTATACAGATGCGTCATCGCCTTGGCCAAATCGAAGTCCGGCCACAGCAAATCAAGCAGGACGCCTTTCCTAACGAGCTGGCCGCGATGGTGAAGCAAATACGAAAACAGCTCCTGAGCTTTGGAGGTTCGCCACTTTAAAGTTTCCGGCTCCACCCCGGGCGGTTCGAACTGCAGCGTCTGCAGGCAGCGGATTAGCATGGGCCGGCCGGCCTCCTCTTCTTTCCGGCCCGCCTGGGCGCTCATCATCAGCCGCTGAACCGTTTTTGCGAGCCTCTCCCGCTGAAGCGGTTTTAATACGTAATCGAGCGCATTCAGCTCGAAAGCTTGTACGGCATAATCGTCATAAGCGGTAATAAAGACGATTTCCGCTGCCGGGCAAATTTCCTGAAGAAGCTCGGCTGCCTTTAGGCCCAAAATCTCCGGCATATGTATGTCGAGGAACACGACATCCGGCTGCAATTGACCTGCCGCTTCAATGGCCAGCAGCGGGTCCAAGTACTCTCCGACGACCTCGATGCCGGCAATTTCCTTCAACATTTTGCTTAGCTGCATGAGCGCAAGAGACTCGTCGTCTACCAGCATAGCCTTCATCGCTTCACATCCCTTGTCGTAAAAAGAAATCGTTACTCTTTTATTCGGCACAGCTGGGACATTTTGTTATAAATGTTTTCATTTTTCGTGTTTAGATTTTGTTCAGTACAATATTGTACAATAACCATTTGACATCATTGGATAGAGGTGTTGCACCATGCTGATCGAAGGTTATTATAATTACTATATTGTGGCACTTTCCGTCGTTATCGCCATCCTTGCTTCTTACTCCGCCTTGAACATAACGTCGAAAATCTCGCAATCCACCGGAAGAAGCCGGTTTTTCTGGCTGTTTGGCGGGGCTCTTGTAATGGGAAGCGGCGTCTGGTCGATGCACTTTGTCGGGATGCTGTCCTTTCATCTGCACGTGCCGGTCAGTTACGATACGACATTGACCCTGCTATCCATGGTCGCCAGCGTTATTGCCTCCTTTATAGCATTTTACATCACAATGCCGCAGCAAATTAACTGGTATAAAATAACAATAGGCGGTTTTTTCATGGGAACCGGCATCGTTGCGATGCATTATACCGGAATGGCCGCCATGCGAATGCCCGTCAGCTTGGAATACGATCCGTTCTATTGGATTTTGTCCGCCATCATCGCACTCGTCGTATCTTATGTGGCCCTGCTGCTGTTCCTTCGTTTCCGAAGCCACCCTTCCTCCAAATGGCTCCGGTGGCTGACGGCCACGGTTATGGGGATTGCGATTTGCGGCATGCACTATACGGGGATGAAAGCGGCGATATTCCGCGACGATCATCACGTATCCACGCATAGCAGCAGCCTCCAGTCCGACCCGTTCCTGCTCTTCGGGGTGACGATCACCATCTTCTCCATCCTGCTGATCTCTTGGGGAGCTATGTTTTTTGACCGGCACGTGCTGGAAAAAATGGCGTACACCGATACGATCACCGGGCTGCCCAACCGCAATGAGATGAACCGGTTCTTCGATACCTACGTAGGCAAGGAACCGCTCGGCGTCTTCTTTCTCGATCTGGATCAGTTTAAAGCGATCAACGATACGCTGGGGCACCATATCGGCGACATGCTCGTCCAGGAAGTGGGAGGCCGTCTGCAAGGCTTCATTACCGAACAGCAGCAAGTATTCCGCATAGGCGGGGACGAATTTTTGATCGTCGCCAAAGACTGCCGCCAAGATCAGGCCGAACGGCTCGCCGCGCAGCTTCTGCAAAAGATCAAGAAGCCGTATTTTCTCGATGGAAACGAATTGTATATAACGGTCAGCATCGGAATCAGCATCGGCAGCATTCAAAGCGCCGACCGCTCGATTCTTTTGAAAACAGCCGATACCGCGATGTACAAAGCGAAAAGTCTCGGCAAAAATCAATTTTGCGTTTACAGCGAGGAGCTCGGCAACCACGCCGTTCGTCGAATGGAGCTGGAGAAAGATTTGCGGCGGGCTTTTGACCGCAGCGAATTTTTTATCGTGTATCAGCCCAAATGGAACGTG
The window above is part of the Paenibacillus hamazuiensis genome. Proteins encoded here:
- a CDS encoding response regulator, which encodes MKAMLVDDESLALMQLSKMLKEIAGIEVVGEYLDPLLAIEAAGQLQPDVVFLDIHMPEILGLKAAELLQEICPAAEIVFITAYDDYAVQAFELNALDYVLKPLQRERLAKTVQRLMMSAQAGRKEEEAGRPMLIRCLQTLQFEPPGVEPETLKWRTSKAQELFSYLLHHRGQLVRKGVLLDLLWPDFDLAKAMTHLYTTIYQVRQDLKRAGADVRIRSLGVQDGYILDTAQVRIDVEEWEKGIRQLAAVSKDNYRAHQRLLDMYRGDYFADSGYLWAENERQRLRMLWLQHAQLLGEFYIKEGMPAEAITVYHRVQQQYPYFEESYFALMKLYDVLEERTAVEEQYKNLVQLLEQELDASPSNRIAEWYENWKRLGPGSSGPVRKTNRSV
- a CDS encoding bifunctional diguanylate cyclase/phosphodiesterase; the encoded protein is MLIEGYYNYYIVALSVVIAILASYSALNITSKISQSTGRSRFFWLFGGALVMGSGVWSMHFVGMLSFHLHVPVSYDTTLTLLSMVASVIASFIAFYITMPQQINWYKITIGGFFMGTGIVAMHYTGMAAMRMPVSLEYDPFYWILSAIIALVVSYVALLLFLRFRSHPSSKWLRWLTATVMGIAICGMHYTGMKAAIFRDDHHVSTHSSSLQSDPFLLFGVTITIFSILLISWGAMFFDRHVLEKMAYTDTITGLPNRNEMNRFFDTYVGKEPLGVFFLDLDQFKAINDTLGHHIGDMLVQEVGGRLQGFITEQQQVFRIGGDEFLIVAKDCRQDQAERLAAQLLQKIKKPYFLDGNELYITVSIGISIGSIQSADRSILLKTADTAMYKAKSLGKNQFCVYSEELGNHAVRRMELEKDLRRAFDRSEFFIVYQPKWNVVTNKPFGLEALIRWNHPRLGVVSPVEFIPIAEETGLIVPMTRWVLEKACLHGVELQAKGIMQPVSVNLSIRLFRTDSLKEMIQTALAKAGLDPHFLELEITESMVLYDLNDIVRQLIDIRALGVRISMDDFGTGYSSIGLLDRIPIDALKLDRLFTNDLQSPGKRAIIHAIVVMAESLKLDVIAEGVENQEHIEFLKELGCNVMQGYYYGKPMDPKEIEKWLKSKEHLNG